A window from Herbaspirillum sp. meg3 encodes these proteins:
- a CDS encoding XRE family transcriptional regulator, which produces MNTSHALIAEDPTQAISTRIKIERGSRGWSLAELSERSGVSKAMISKIERGEASPTATVLGRLSGAFGLALSMLLSLAEQNGNRLNQHAHQNVWTDPETGYTRRTLSPPAGGMLELLEIILPPKVSVPYPASAFTFQHEQILMVEGRLLFREGEQEHQLNPGDCLQLGPPMDCVFTNSGNKACKYLIALVRR; this is translated from the coding sequence TTGAATACCTCCCACGCCCTCATCGCAGAAGACCCAACCCAGGCTATTTCCACCCGTATCAAGATCGAACGCGGAAGCAGAGGCTGGTCCCTGGCAGAATTGTCAGAGCGCTCTGGCGTGTCGAAGGCGATGATCAGCAAGATTGAGCGCGGCGAAGCCAGCCCCACCGCAACTGTACTGGGCCGCCTGTCAGGCGCATTCGGCCTGGCGCTGTCGATGCTGCTGTCGCTGGCGGAACAGAATGGCAACCGCCTGAACCAGCACGCGCATCAGAACGTCTGGACTGATCCCGAAACCGGCTATACCCGCCGCACCCTGTCGCCACCCGCCGGCGGCATGTTGGAGCTGCTGGAAATCATCCTGCCGCCCAAGGTCAGCGTTCCCTATCCGGCCAGCGCCTTTACCTTTCAGCATGAGCAAATCCTGATGGTGGAAGGCCGCCTGCTGTTCCGCGAAGGCGAGCAAGAACATCAGCTCAACCCAGGCGACTGCCTCCAGCTTGGACCGCCAATGGACTGCGTGTTTACCAACTCTGGCAATAAAGCCTGCAAATACCTGATTGCACTCGTACGTCGCTAA
- the msbA gene encoding lipid A export permease/ATP-binding protein MsbA: MFLSHNMKRLAALHWPYKKRLAIAFLAMIVTAATEPVVPYIFQVLLDKGFVGKPAFSLWLVPAAVIGIFFIRGIATFTSSYMMTWVSTRILNELRRQMFARMLDLPVNFYATNTVGKVINSMMFEVQQIIDMVTKVFTSIVRSALTVLGLLAWLLYLNWVLTIVTLVLLPLVTVVVRTTGKRLKKLNRDSLAVNAELTQVIEETTRAQQVIKVFGGHDYEKGRFHERAENLRRYTMRMTTAFSATVPITQLMTACAVAIVIVMALIQSGNGQITVGGFVSFLTAMLMLLAPLKQLAEINGPLQRGMAAAEEVYNLIDKTTERTGGEALTQRASGKLDLVDVDFSYPGHAQLALQKINLNVQPGETIAFVGMSGGGKSTLVSLIPGFYSATGGEILLDGKPIESISLISLRQQIAMVSQNTVLFDDTLAANIAYGDARPDAERVRAAVIAAHLTDVVEGMPEGLETRIGDNGSRLSGGQRQRVAIARAIYKDAPILILDEATSALDTESERAVQAALDRLMEGRTTFVIAHRLSTIERADRIVVLSHGQIVEVGSHQQLLANESVYANLYRLQFSQQAA, from the coding sequence ATGTTTTTGTCCCACAATATGAAGCGCCTCGCCGCTCTGCACTGGCCGTACAAGAAGCGTCTGGCGATTGCGTTTCTCGCCATGATCGTCACGGCGGCAACCGAGCCGGTCGTGCCATACATCTTTCAGGTGTTGCTGGACAAGGGCTTTGTCGGCAAGCCGGCATTCTCGCTATGGCTGGTGCCGGCGGCGGTGATCGGGATTTTCTTCATCCGTGGCATTGCAACTTTCACCAGTTCATACATGATGACCTGGGTGTCGACGCGTATCCTCAACGAACTGCGCCGCCAGATGTTTGCGCGCATGCTGGACCTGCCGGTCAACTTCTACGCCACCAACACCGTCGGTAAAGTGATCAACTCGATGATGTTTGAAGTGCAGCAGATCATCGATATGGTGACCAAGGTGTTTACCTCCATCGTGCGCTCGGCGCTGACGGTGCTGGGTCTGCTGGCCTGGCTGCTGTATCTGAACTGGGTCTTGACCATCGTCACGCTGGTGTTGCTGCCGCTGGTGACCGTGGTGGTGCGCACCACCGGCAAGCGTCTGAAAAAGCTCAACCGCGATTCGCTCGCCGTCAACGCGGAACTGACGCAGGTTATCGAAGAAACCACCCGCGCCCAACAAGTCATCAAGGTCTTCGGCGGTCATGACTATGAAAAAGGCCGCTTCCACGAACGCGCCGAGAACCTGCGCCGCTACACCATGCGCATGACCACTGCGTTTTCAGCGACCGTGCCGATCACGCAGCTGATGACGGCTTGCGCCGTGGCGATCGTGATCGTGATGGCGCTGATCCAGTCGGGTAACGGCCAGATCACCGTCGGCGGCTTCGTCTCTTTCCTTACGGCGATGCTGATGCTGCTGGCGCCGCTTAAACAGCTCGCCGAAATCAATGGCCCGCTGCAACGCGGGATGGCTGCTGCCGAAGAAGTCTATAACCTGATCGACAAGACCACGGAGCGCACCGGCGGCGAAGCGCTCACTCAGCGTGCCTCGGGCAAACTCGATCTGGTCGACGTCGATTTTTCCTACCCTGGTCACGCCCAGCTGGCGCTGCAGAAGATCAATCTGAACGTGCAACCGGGTGAGACCATCGCCTTCGTCGGCATGTCCGGCGGCGGCAAGTCAACCTTGGTGAGCCTGATTCCGGGCTTTTATTCCGCAACAGGCGGTGAGATCCTGCTAGACGGCAAGCCGATCGAATCGATTTCGCTGATCAGCCTGCGCCAGCAAATCGCCATGGTGAGTCAGAACACCGTGCTGTTCGACGACACGCTGGCGGCCAACATCGCCTACGGCGACGCCAGGCCCGATGCTGAACGCGTACGCGCAGCCGTCATTGCCGCACATCTGACTGACGTCGTAGAAGGCATGCCGGAAGGCCTGGAAACCCGCATCGGCGACAACGGCTCGCGTCTGTCCGGCGGCCAGCGCCAGCGTGTAGCCATCGCCCGCGCCATCTACAAGGATGCGCCTATCCTGATCCTCGACGAAGCCACCTCGGCGCTCGATACCGAATCCGAACGCGCCGTGCAAGCTGCGCTGGATCGTCTGATGGAAGGCCGCACCACCTTCGTGATTGCACACCGTCTGTCGACCATCGAACGCGCCGACCGCATCGTCGTGCTGTCGCACGGCCAGATCGTCGAAGTCGGCAGCCATCAGCAGTTGCTGGCCAACGAAAGCGTGTATGCCAATCTCTACCGGTTACAATTCTCGCAGCAGGCAGCCTGA
- a CDS encoding glycosyltransferase family 9 protein — protein MPQTLIPAALLKKSDKILFIAHLALGDFTYLQNFFQAFKNANPHLQVDLWVDEVRRTSDESQWKHLQKYSLYDWVAACPFFNKIYTRTYSPALYQESIMEAQQEHYPIVVSLATLRPHLYAALARSISPDGLVVGMKKPVKFYQPHHQLAYRKLNAAIPPYTVDRSNPQHISDVYAHWFHQLSGLEVSAAERFPFVDIPPQWQRYAQEKLAAWGFRSAEGNQGKLIFINPYAKTKKRCWPLEHVAELIIAMKKQDKWRDSCFIVNAVPQELAHARQVISSYQLERTELFSAEENFFQLPAILERCDLIISVETAVMHLANAVHVPVIALMRQKNPEWVPIDRANSTVITAPSRGDWVKAVSVEQVMKAMQ, from the coding sequence ATGCCCCAGACACTCATTCCAGCAGCGTTGCTGAAAAAGTCGGACAAGATCCTGTTCATCGCCCATCTGGCGCTGGGCGATTTCACCTACCTGCAGAATTTCTTCCAGGCCTTCAAAAACGCCAATCCGCATTTGCAGGTCGACTTATGGGTAGATGAAGTACGCCGCACCAGCGACGAATCGCAATGGAAGCATCTGCAAAAATATTCACTGTACGATTGGGTCGCCGCCTGCCCGTTCTTCAACAAGATCTATACCCGTACCTACAGCCCGGCGCTGTATCAGGAATCGATCATGGAAGCGCAGCAGGAGCATTACCCTATCGTTGTCTCGCTGGCGACTCTGCGGCCGCACCTGTACGCTGCCCTGGCGCGCAGTATCAGCCCGGACGGGCTGGTCGTCGGCATGAAGAAGCCGGTGAAGTTCTACCAGCCGCACCATCAGTTGGCTTACCGCAAACTCAATGCTGCGATTCCCCCGTACACCGTGGACCGCAGCAATCCACAGCACATCAGTGACGTCTACGCGCACTGGTTCCATCAGCTCAGTGGACTGGAAGTCAGCGCGGCGGAGCGTTTTCCGTTTGTCGACATCCCGCCGCAATGGCAACGGTATGCGCAAGAAAAACTGGCAGCGTGGGGCTTCAGGAGTGCCGAAGGTAATCAGGGAAAACTGATCTTCATCAATCCTTATGCCAAAACCAAGAAGCGCTGCTGGCCGCTGGAGCATGTCGCCGAACTGATCATCGCCATGAAGAAGCAGGACAAATGGCGCGACAGCTGTTTCATCGTCAATGCCGTGCCGCAGGAACTGGCGCACGCGCGGCAAGTCATCAGCAGCTATCAACTGGAACGCACGGAATTGTTCAGCGCTGAAGAAAACTTCTTCCAGCTGCCGGCGATTCTGGAACGATGTGACCTCATCATCTCGGTGGAAACCGCCGTCATGCATCTGGCCAATGCCGTCCATGTCCCGGTGATTGCGCTGATGCGTCAGAAGAATCCGGAGTGGGTGCCGATCGACCGCGCCAACAGCACCGTCATCACCGCTCCGAGTCGCGGCGACTGGGTCAAGGCCGTCAGCGTCGAACAAGTCATGAAAGCCATGCAATGA
- a CDS encoding glycosyltransferase family 8 protein yields the protein MQTTQAVAPAVGSNGKPSFHIAFCVDNNYFRAMGGTIASIIDNNPGQHFTFHVLAFEVTEDHQRRLKKLEEMYAVSTQLHLLDLASFTQFSHFLGHSHYSLSIFTRLVIPTVLKGQTDRVLYLDADILCINKLDELVDMDISQDIAVVVPDAPVTLQRRVAALGLKHNQYFNGGVIFINIEKWISEDITQQTLDALLDSKTDMRFNDQDALNIVLNGRARYISPRWNYLYDLIHDLNVNKFAMRPVGKAVFIHFAGAVKPWTDWSGHDARHLFRKYLSLSPWSDMPLDPEPKNTKEMRMHSRFMYRQGRPLESLKWYIRYLRKRAAK from the coding sequence ATGCAAACAACGCAAGCCGTAGCACCTGCCGTCGGCAGCAATGGCAAACCGTCCTTCCACATCGCCTTTTGCGTAGACAATAATTACTTCCGGGCGATGGGCGGTACGATTGCCTCGATCATCGATAACAATCCCGGCCAGCATTTCACTTTCCACGTGTTGGCGTTTGAGGTGACTGAAGACCATCAGCGCCGACTGAAAAAGCTGGAAGAGATGTATGCAGTGAGCACGCAATTGCATCTGCTCGACCTGGCGTCATTCACACAGTTTTCGCACTTCCTCGGCCATTCGCACTACTCGCTGTCCATCTTCACGCGCCTGGTGATCCCGACTGTGCTCAAGGGACAAACTGACCGTGTCTTGTATCTGGACGCGGATATCCTGTGTATCAACAAGCTCGACGAACTGGTCGACATGGACATCAGCCAGGACATCGCAGTGGTGGTGCCGGATGCTCCGGTCACGCTGCAACGCCGCGTTGCCGCACTGGGCCTGAAGCACAATCAATACTTCAACGGCGGCGTGATCTTCATCAATATTGAAAAATGGATCAGCGAAGATATCACGCAACAGACGCTGGACGCGCTGCTCGACAGCAAGACCGACATGCGCTTTAACGACCAGGATGCGCTCAACATCGTGCTCAATGGCCGTGCGCGTTATATCTCGCCGCGCTGGAATTATCTGTACGACCTGATTCATGATCTGAACGTGAATAAATTCGCCATGCGCCCGGTCGGCAAGGCGGTCTTCATTCACTTCGCCGGCGCTGTGAAGCCATGGACCGACTGGAGCGGACACGATGCGCGCCACCTGTTCCGCAAATACCTGTCGCTATCGCCGTGGTCGGATATGCCACTTGATCCGGAGCCAAAGAACACCAAGGAAATGCGCATGCATTCGCGCTTCATGTATCGCCAGGGACGTCCGCTGGAGAGCCTGAAGTGGTATATCCGTTATCTGCGCAAGCGCGCGGCCAAGTAA
- a CDS encoding glycosyltransferase family 8 protein yields MLTSPPATTHDDNSFHIAFCVDNHYFRSMGAMIASIIDNNPTRPFTFHVFAFSVTEDQARRMKTLEQNELIRVVTHVVDRSLFHEFSAMIAKSYYSLSTFTRLIIPAVLKDVTDRVLYLDADMLCVGSVDELAAMDISDTVALVVPDVGWATKDGRDGRYSVLKLKNKQYFNAGVLYINIPAWEAEKIGEQAIQTLLRDSDKLAFNDQDALNIVLDGKARYVAIKWNYIYSMIVDLKRGKLGMDSVGDAVFIHFAGLIKPWNDWSGHQARELFLKYHKLSAWSDVPLDQAPLNYKEMRIHARSLFKRGMPLQGAYWYLAHIAAIIRKKLKK; encoded by the coding sequence ATGCTCACCTCACCGCCAGCAACCACGCACGACGACAATTCGTTCCATATTGCCTTCTGCGTCGACAATCATTATTTCCGCAGCATGGGGGCGATGATCGCCTCGATCATCGACAACAATCCGACACGACCTTTCACCTTTCACGTGTTCGCATTCTCGGTCACGGAAGATCAGGCACGCCGCATGAAGACGCTGGAGCAGAACGAGCTCATCCGCGTCGTGACGCACGTCGTCGACCGTTCGCTGTTCCATGAGTTTTCAGCGATGATCGCCAAATCCTATTATTCGCTGTCGACCTTCACGCGCCTGATCATTCCGGCCGTGCTCAAGGATGTCACGGACCGGGTGCTGTATCTGGATGCCGACATGCTGTGCGTAGGCAGCGTTGACGAGCTCGCAGCAATGGACATCAGCGACACCGTTGCACTGGTGGTGCCGGACGTCGGCTGGGCGACCAAGGATGGCCGCGACGGGCGTTATTCGGTACTCAAGCTGAAAAACAAGCAATACTTCAACGCCGGCGTGCTCTACATCAACATCCCGGCATGGGAAGCAGAGAAGATCGGCGAGCAAGCTATCCAGACCCTGCTGCGCGACAGCGACAAGCTCGCCTTCAACGATCAGGATGCGCTCAACATCGTGCTCGACGGCAAGGCGCGCTATGTGGCGATCAAGTGGAATTACATCTACAGCATGATCGTCGATCTGAAGCGCGGGAAGCTCGGCATGGATTCAGTCGGCGATGCAGTGTTTATCCATTTCGCAGGCCTGATCAAGCCATGGAACGACTGGAGCGGTCACCAGGCCCGAGAATTGTTCCTCAAGTACCACAAACTGTCGGCGTGGAGCGATGTGCCGCTGGATCAGGCGCCGCTGAATTACAAGGAAATGCGCATCCATGCCCGTTCGTTGTTCAAGCGCGGCATGCCGCTGCAAGGCGCGTACTGGTACCTCGCGCATATCGCCGCCATCATTCGCAAGAAGCTCAAAAAATAA
- a CDS encoding O-antigen ligase, which translates to MNRFTSFAVFLYSAISLIVPSGFSIGSGFLVLGSLMLLRKRDVPLNREDKLLMAVFFFYFVVSVGMNILHGEIIKEYDLPLRFLLAIPALMLLRAYPPSPACFWAGLGIGGILAGLYAGWQNLFVLHARAGGHTNQIQYGNISFIIGILCLTGIGWAMQQKNSRKWVIFLLCGFVMGMLGSLFTGSRGSWVGLPFCLYIMYRCYGGEVSKRYVWAGIAFVVVAIAVAYAIPRTQLKARTELAISESVTYLKVRNAETSIGTRMEMWRAGAMAAVERPLLGWGKAGFVDWESAAIDAGRVHPFMRENNHVYNEWLDAEVKRGILGLIALLALYAVPMRMFIRHLKTAGKAAKPYAIGGIILIVNYICFGFSQVFLAHNTGVMTLAFTTVILWGLLRGEETKESLQN; encoded by the coding sequence ATGAATCGATTTACCTCCTTTGCCGTTTTTCTTTATTCGGCCATTTCGTTGATTGTTCCCAGTGGTTTTTCCATCGGCTCCGGTTTCCTTGTACTCGGCAGCCTGATGCTGTTAAGAAAACGCGACGTCCCTCTGAATCGTGAAGACAAGCTGTTGATGGCAGTGTTTTTCTTCTATTTCGTGGTCTCGGTCGGCATGAATATTCTGCACGGCGAAATCATCAAGGAATACGACTTGCCCTTGCGCTTCCTGCTGGCGATTCCTGCGCTGATGCTGTTGCGGGCATACCCGCCGTCTCCTGCCTGCTTCTGGGCCGGCTTGGGTATTGGCGGTATTCTGGCGGGACTGTATGCGGGCTGGCAAAACCTGTTCGTGCTTCATGCACGCGCCGGCGGTCACACCAACCAGATCCAATACGGCAATATCAGCTTCATCATCGGTATCTTGTGCCTGACAGGTATCGGCTGGGCGATGCAGCAGAAAAATTCGCGCAAGTGGGTCATCTTCCTGTTGTGTGGTTTTGTCATGGGCATGCTTGGTTCCCTGTTCACGGGAAGCCGCGGCAGCTGGGTCGGTTTGCCGTTCTGCCTCTACATCATGTATCGCTGCTATGGCGGTGAAGTCAGCAAGCGCTATGTATGGGCAGGTATCGCATTCGTGGTAGTCGCCATCGCAGTGGCTTATGCGATTCCACGCACCCAGCTCAAGGCAAGAACCGAACTGGCGATCAGCGAAAGCGTCACCTACCTGAAGGTCCGCAATGCCGAGACATCGATCGGCACGCGCATGGAGATGTGGCGTGCAGGAGCTATGGCAGCAGTCGAGCGCCCGCTACTGGGATGGGGCAAAGCCGGCTTTGTGGATTGGGAATCCGCTGCAATTGACGCCGGCCGGGTGCATCCGTTCATGCGCGAAAACAACCACGTCTACAACGAATGGCTGGATGCGGAAGTCAAACGTGGCATCTTGGGCCTGATCGCATTACTGGCCTTGTATGCAGTGCCGATGCGCATGTTCATCAGGCATCTCAAAACTGCCGGTAAAGCTGCCAAGCCTTACGCAATTGGCGGCATCATACTGATCGTTAATTACATCTGCTTCGGTTTTTCGCAAGTGTTCCTTGCGCATAATACCGGCGTGATGACGCTGGCGTTCACGACCGTGATTCTGTGGGGACTGTTGCGAGGGGAAGAGACGAAAGAAAGCCTGCAGAACTGA